From a region of the Novipirellula artificiosorum genome:
- a CDS encoding vWA domain-containing protein, translating to MTDDSHPPETTRSDGSDPSSPNTTSTSQLRNLQRQRGALELELVRVRRQAEAAKWDAKAAELEMEIRALAQQEGAEQERIERSEVTRVDDLPCGRPDPQRPHFLNWDQVRLAQTASSGQPNVAPHRSSFRFDAAHTTTAEPHFDDSELEEAVSESRVDRLDVGLDFDETRQLTRQDKRRRPTAVAISFLTHVAILVVLGLVTLQNHRPRDQVTLSASPTSESDVSIETFSIESAEIPSDRVEPTESKVDEELRMVDELAPSSFTSPTASNASSSLAAMLSHSSDAAAAIMNPPSPSDAKMQFCGLDGGGNHFVYLVDSSASMGGAFASARQELLRSIHQLEPTQRFYVIFFDSEPDFMRLSRPDQDEPRSVCATPANKAALQRWAMTIKMDRGKNPNGLLPFVLGLRADAIFLLSDGEFPQTTEDLLREQNQRHNLFGDGGIISIVHTIAYHSREGESRMRRIAQQNQGQYRYIAEP from the coding sequence GTGACTGACGATTCCCACCCACCCGAAACCACTCGCTCAGACGGCTCGGACCCATCGAGTCCCAACACAACCTCAACCTCGCAATTGCGGAATCTGCAACGGCAACGAGGGGCGTTGGAATTGGAGTTGGTCCGCGTACGCCGCCAAGCCGAGGCTGCCAAGTGGGATGCCAAGGCGGCCGAATTGGAAATGGAAATCCGCGCCCTTGCCCAACAAGAAGGCGCGGAACAAGAGCGGATCGAGCGATCGGAAGTCACTCGAGTCGACGATCTACCCTGCGGTCGTCCCGATCCGCAACGTCCCCACTTCCTGAATTGGGACCAAGTTCGATTGGCGCAAACCGCCTCCAGCGGGCAACCCAACGTTGCCCCGCATCGCTCGAGCTTTCGCTTTGATGCGGCACACACGACGACTGCGGAGCCCCATTTTGATGACTCCGAATTGGAGGAGGCTGTTTCTGAATCCCGCGTCGACAGGCTGGACGTTGGCTTGGACTTCGACGAAACACGACAACTGACGCGCCAAGATAAGCGTCGACGACCGACCGCGGTTGCGATCAGCTTCTTGACGCACGTCGCGATTCTGGTCGTCCTCGGATTGGTGACCTTGCAGAATCATCGGCCACGGGATCAAGTCACCCTCTCGGCATCCCCCACAAGCGAATCCGATGTTTCGATCGAGACGTTTTCGATCGAATCCGCGGAGATCCCTAGCGACAGGGTTGAACCGACCGAAAGCAAGGTAGACGAAGAACTTCGCATGGTCGATGAACTCGCTCCATCAAGCTTCACTTCACCCACGGCATCAAACGCATCAAGTTCGCTAGCCGCGATGTTATCGCATTCCTCGGATGCTGCGGCTGCGATCATGAACCCACCCTCACCCTCCGATGCAAAGATGCAATTCTGTGGTTTGGACGGCGGGGGGAACCATTTTGTTTATCTGGTCGACAGCAGTGCCAGCATGGGAGGTGCCTTCGCATCCGCACGTCAAGAACTGCTGCGTTCGATTCATCAACTGGAGCCCACGCAGCGGTTTTATGTCATTTTTTTTGATAGCGAACCCGATTTCATGCGACTGAGTCGGCCGGATCAAGACGAACCGCGTAGCGTCTGTGCCACACCGGCAAACAAAGCGGCCCTACAACGATGGGCCATGACCATCAAGATGGATCGAGGCAAGAACCCGAACGGCTTGTTGCCGTTTGTATTGGGACTTCGAGCCGATGCCATCTTCTTGCTTTCCGATGGCGAGTTTCCGCAAACGACCGAGGACTTGCTGCGAGAACAGAATCAACGACACAACCTGTTTGGCGACGGCGGGATCATCAGCATCGTCCACACGATTGCTTACCACAGCCGCGAAGGCGAAAGCCGGATGCGACGCATCGCCCAGCAAAACCAGGGGCAATATCGATACATCGCCGAACCGTGA
- the fliG gene encoding flagellar motor switch protein FliG produces the protein MSTTTSIFNEAGLQKAAVLLMSMPTKTAARVLGQLPPRAIEAISIMIAKIDSVGGDEQEVVIAEFLTSKASSIYASPGGLERAKELIKEALGRDASEMIGNLQQTIESMPFGFIKKVDSQTLLQFIGDEHPQTIALLLSHVPAGYASEVMSGLSPDKQLEVIQRIASMGRCSPDAVAELEFGLEMRLSSMVNQQHSNTGGVESVAEILNVVERSVERTIMEALGNDDPELSDEIRRLMFVFEDISKLADRDIQSLLKNVETAQWAMSLKGASQALQDKVMRNMSTRAADNLKEEMEYLGSVRVSEVEAVQQKIVDIVRHLEDTGEISRPTGEEEEEYVN, from the coding sequence GTGTCCACAACCACGTCAATCTTCAACGAGGCAGGGCTCCAAAAAGCAGCGGTTCTTTTGATGTCGATGCCGACAAAAACCGCCGCCCGCGTCCTCGGGCAACTGCCGCCCCGAGCGATTGAAGCGATCAGCATCATGATCGCGAAAATCGATTCCGTCGGTGGCGATGAACAGGAAGTCGTGATTGCCGAGTTTTTGACCAGCAAGGCGAGTTCGATTTACGCGAGCCCTGGGGGCTTGGAACGCGCGAAGGAGTTGATCAAAGAAGCGCTCGGTCGTGACGCAAGCGAGATGATCGGCAATCTGCAACAAACGATCGAGTCGATGCCGTTCGGCTTTATCAAGAAAGTCGACTCGCAAACGTTGCTTCAATTTATCGGTGACGAACACCCCCAAACCATCGCGCTACTACTCAGTCACGTTCCGGCAGGCTATGCCTCGGAAGTCATGAGTGGATTGTCGCCCGACAAGCAACTTGAGGTCATTCAACGGATTGCATCGATGGGACGCTGTAGCCCGGATGCGGTGGCCGAACTGGAGTTTGGACTTGAGATGCGGCTTAGTAGCATGGTCAATCAACAGCATAGCAACACGGGCGGTGTGGAGAGCGTTGCCGAGATCTTGAACGTCGTCGAACGCTCGGTGGAACGAACGATCATGGAAGCACTCGGCAACGACGACCCTGAGCTTTCCGATGAAATTCGCCGCCTGATGTTCGTTTTTGAAGATATCTCGAAACTTGCCGATCGCGACATTCAATCGCTATTGAAAAACGTCGAAACCGCACAATGGGCGATGTCGTTGAAGGGAGCGAGTCAGGCGCTGCAGGATAAGGTCATGCGAAACATGAGCACGCGAGCGGCCGATAATTTGAAGGAAGAAATGGAGTACCTGGGCAGCGTTCGTGTCAGCGAAGTCGAGGCGGTTCAGCAGAAAATTGTCGATATCGTTCGCCACCTCGAAGACACCGGGGAAATCTCGCGACCGACCGGTGAAGAAGAGGAAGAGTACGTCAATTAG
- the ppdK gene encoding pyruvate, phosphate dikinase: MAKRAPSVSKMVYYFGKSKTEGRGKAKALLGGKGLNLAEMTSIGLPVPPGFTITTEVCDAYYKSGEKLPAGMMDEVNNAVRTLEKELGKKFGDDANPLLVSVRSGAAVSMPGMMNTILNLGLNDAATEGLAKATKNERFAFDAYRRLINMFGDVVMGMDHHVFEKAFDGVKKKYKVTEDTDVPAEGLRQLCDDYKAVYEKHTGEAFPQDPMKQLELSIQAVFGSWNTARAVRYREIEGIRGLLGTAVNVQSMVYGNMGEDSGTGVAFTRNPNTGENKFFGEFLINAQGEDVVAGIRTPQPVADMPKWNRAVHKELMEIKKTLENHYAEMQDIEFTIERGTLYMLQTRTGKRTGVAAVKIACDMVKEKLIDQKTAVLRVPANDLTQLLLPSFKPTARNAADVLCRGLPASPGAAVGKLAFTAEAAREQSDMGNSVILVRKETSPEDVDGMNAAAGILTSTGGMTSHAAVVARGWGKCCVAGAGEIDIDAKAQKIKVGGRTFGVDDVISLDGTTGEVMSGEVETQEPKLSGDFAKLMKWADEYRTLAIRTNADSPADSKRARDFGAEGIGLCRTEHMFFEGERITDMRAMILSENEKDRRAALKKLLPFQRKDFEGIFKAMNGLPVTVRLLDPPLHEFLPHTAESQKEVAKQLGVKPSEVAKRGEALHESNPMLGHRGCRLSVTYPEILEMQVRAIVEAAINCEKKKIKAQPEIMIPLVGTANELEFLRAKVEATIEETKQAKKYDGKLDILIGTMIEIPRAALTADEIAKFADFFSFGTNDLTQMTFGYSRDDVNTFLPDYLSQDILEVDPFQSLDTSGVGQLVEMGCQKGRSTKKDLKVGICGEHGGDPASIAFCHKVGLNYVSCSPFRVPIARLAAAQAALQKA, from the coding sequence ATGGCAAAAAGAGCTCCATCCGTTAGCAAAATGGTCTATTACTTCGGCAAATCGAAAACCGAAGGCAGAGGGAAAGCGAAAGCACTTCTTGGCGGTAAGGGTTTGAATCTTGCGGAAATGACTTCGATCGGGTTGCCAGTTCCTCCCGGCTTCACGATCACGACCGAAGTTTGTGACGCTTACTATAAGTCCGGTGAGAAGTTGCCGGCTGGAATGATGGATGAAGTGAACAATGCCGTGCGGACGCTTGAAAAAGAGCTAGGCAAGAAGTTCGGTGATGATGCTAACCCGTTGCTTGTCAGCGTCCGCAGTGGTGCGGCTGTCAGTATGCCGGGGATGATGAACACGATCTTAAATCTTGGGCTCAACGATGCGGCCACCGAAGGGCTTGCCAAGGCCACCAAGAACGAACGGTTTGCTTTCGATGCTTATCGCCGATTGATCAATATGTTTGGCGACGTGGTCATGGGAATGGACCATCATGTCTTTGAAAAGGCGTTCGACGGAGTCAAGAAAAAGTACAAAGTGACGGAAGACACCGACGTTCCCGCCGAAGGACTTCGCCAGCTTTGCGACGACTACAAAGCCGTTTACGAGAAGCACACTGGCGAAGCGTTCCCGCAAGACCCCATGAAGCAACTGGAGCTTTCGATCCAAGCGGTCTTTGGGTCTTGGAATACGGCTCGAGCGGTTCGCTATCGTGAGATCGAAGGGATTCGCGGGTTGTTAGGCACCGCCGTGAACGTCCAGTCGATGGTCTACGGAAACATGGGCGAAGACTCGGGAACCGGAGTGGCATTCACTCGTAACCCCAACACCGGTGAAAACAAGTTCTTCGGTGAGTTCTTGATCAACGCCCAAGGCGAAGACGTGGTTGCCGGTATTCGAACCCCGCAGCCTGTTGCCGACATGCCCAAGTGGAATCGTGCGGTACACAAGGAATTGATGGAGATCAAGAAGACACTTGAAAACCATTATGCCGAAATGCAGGATATCGAATTCACGATTGAACGCGGCACGCTCTATATGTTGCAAACCCGAACCGGGAAGCGAACCGGTGTTGCCGCCGTCAAGATCGCTTGTGACATGGTCAAGGAAAAACTGATCGACCAGAAAACCGCGGTGTTGCGTGTTCCTGCGAACGATTTGACTCAATTGTTGCTGCCAAGCTTCAAGCCCACCGCACGCAACGCTGCCGATGTGCTTTGTCGCGGGCTGCCCGCATCGCCGGGTGCCGCAGTTGGCAAGTTGGCGTTCACCGCCGAGGCGGCGCGTGAGCAGTCGGACATGGGCAACAGCGTTATTTTGGTGCGAAAAGAAACGAGTCCCGAAGACGTGGACGGCATGAACGCGGCGGCCGGCATTTTGACCAGCACCGGCGGGATGACGTCGCATGCAGCCGTGGTTGCCCGCGGTTGGGGCAAGTGCTGTGTTGCGGGAGCAGGCGAGATCGACATCGATGCCAAAGCCCAAAAGATCAAAGTCGGGGGACGCACCTTTGGCGTCGACGATGTGATCAGCTTGGACGGAACGACAGGCGAAGTGATGTCGGGTGAAGTCGAAACGCAAGAGCCAAAATTGTCGGGTGACTTTGCCAAGTTGATGAAGTGGGCCGATGAGTATCGCACGCTTGCGATCCGAACCAACGCCGACTCGCCGGCCGACAGCAAGCGGGCTCGCGACTTCGGTGCGGAAGGCATTGGCCTTTGCCGTACCGAGCACATGTTCTTTGAAGGTGAACGAATCACCGACATGCGAGCGATGATCTTGTCCGAAAACGAAAAGGACCGCCGTGCCGCATTGAAAAAGTTGTTGCCTTTCCAACGCAAGGACTTCGAGGGAATTTTCAAAGCGATGAACGGGTTGCCGGTCACCGTTCGTTTGCTTGACCCTCCGCTGCATGAGTTTTTGCCGCATACCGCGGAAAGCCAAAAAGAGGTTGCCAAACAATTGGGTGTCAAACCCTCTGAGGTTGCCAAACGGGGTGAGGCGCTTCACGAATCGAACCCGATGCTCGGCCATCGCGGTTGCCGCTTGAGTGTGACTTATCCGGAAATCCTCGAGATGCAAGTTCGCGCGATCGTCGAAGCGGCGATCAATTGCGAGAAGAAGAAGATCAAGGCCCAGCCAGAGATCATGATTCCTCTCGTCGGAACCGCGAACGAACTTGAGTTTCTGCGTGCCAAGGTCGAAGCGACCATCGAAGAGACCAAGCAAGCGAAAAAGTATGACGGCAAGTTGGACATCTTGATTGGTACGATGATCGAAATCCCGCGTGCTGCCTTGACGGCCGATGAGATCGCCAAGTTCGCCGACTTCTTCAGCTTCGGCACGAATGACTTGACGCAGATGACGTTTGGCTACAGCCGTGACGACGTCAACACGTTCTTGCCCGATTACTTGTCGCAAGACATTTTGGAAGTCGACCCTTTCCAATCACTCGACACCAGCGGGGTAGGTCAGTTGGTTGAAATGGGATGCCAAAAAGGTCGCAGCACGAAGAAGGATTTGAAGGTCGGCATCTGTGGCGAACATGGCGGTGACCCCGCTTCCATTGCGTTCTGTCACAAGGTTGGATTGAACTACGTCAGTTGCAGCCCGTTCCGAGTTCCGATCGCACGCTTGGCCGCCGCACAGGCAGCGTTACAAAAAGCGTAA
- the rplI gene encoding 50S ribosomal protein L9: protein MPKAKTQSGRKYKRPYKRLPKGPNGGVQLLLIHNVENLGKQGDIVEVRSGYALNYLMPQGLATIATDHHARMVDKHREKLREIELEKLKSYRDLADELGKQSITIEANANDEGHLYGSVGAHEIVDALKGAGFTLAQDQIRLDGPLKELGLYTVKIHLHGEVDASLKVWVVPTVVAEGGES, encoded by the coding sequence ATGCCAAAAGCGAAAACACAAAGCGGCCGAAAATACAAACGGCCCTACAAGCGTTTGCCCAAGGGACCCAACGGCGGCGTTCAATTGCTACTGATCCACAACGTCGAAAATCTTGGCAAGCAAGGAGACATCGTTGAAGTCCGTTCGGGCTATGCGTTGAACTACTTGATGCCGCAAGGTTTGGCGACGATTGCAACCGATCACCATGCACGAATGGTTGATAAGCATCGTGAAAAGTTGCGCGAAATCGAACTCGAAAAGCTGAAGAGCTATCGTGATTTGGCCGACGAATTGGGCAAGCAATCGATCACGATTGAGGCGAACGCCAACGACGAAGGACACCTGTATGGCAGTGTCGGTGCTCATGAGATCGTCGATGCACTCAAAGGCGCGGGCTTTACGCTTGCCCAAGACCAGATTCGCCTCGATGGCCCGCTGAAAGAACTTGGACTGTATACCGTCAAGATTCACTTGCATGGTGAAGTCGACGCCAGTTTGAAGGTATGGGTCGTGCCGACCGTTGTTGCCGAAGGCGGCGAGTCGTAA
- the ssb gene encoding single-stranded DNA-binding protein, which produces MASYNRVILVGNLTRDIELRYTPGGMAVTDIGLAVNDRRKSSTTGEWVEETTFVDVTLWGRTAEVASEYLSKGSPLLVEGRLKYDTWESDGQKRSKLRVVGERMQMLGSPGVGSSSGGGGTTRTRSTPNPAAQEVHYDSGEQHPAEHRDPPGTREAQPTGNGPGYDDPNIPF; this is translated from the coding sequence ATTTGACTCGCGATATCGAATTACGCTACACCCCGGGTGGAATGGCGGTTACCGATATTGGTTTAGCCGTCAATGATCGCCGTAAATCGTCGACCACTGGCGAGTGGGTTGAGGAGACGACCTTTGTCGATGTCACATTGTGGGGGCGGACGGCCGAAGTTGCCAGCGAGTATTTGAGCAAGGGCTCGCCACTTTTGGTGGAAGGTCGACTGAAGTACGACACATGGGAGTCAGACGGCCAAAAACGAAGCAAGCTCCGCGTCGTCGGAGAACGGATGCAGATGCTTGGAAGCCCAGGGGTGGGCAGCAGTAGTGGTGGTGGTGGGACGACGCGAACACGTTCGACGCCGAACCCCGCTGCACAGGAAGTTCATTATGATTCGGGCGAGCAGCATCCCGCCGAACATCGCGATCCCCCGGGAACGCGCGAGGCGCAGCCGACCGGAAACGGTCCTGGCTACGACGACCCCAATATTCCTTTTTAA